TTTTAAGATAAGGCGTGTTTGAACAATGGATTTACTTTACTATGAAAATTTTAAAAGTTGTAGTTATTTTGTTCCTACCTATAAAAGGCAAGGCTCCTACTTTGATATTAACCTAAATGGTTTGAACGTTGAAGCTAATTTTGAAAGTATTAACAACGGTGTAGTGAAAATCGTTAGAATGGGGAACAATTTTAAAAAGTCTTATTGGTTACATATATATACCGTATATAGATATTTCAAAGATAAAGGTGAACATATAAAAAGAATAGTTTTAGAAACATCCAATGGAAGTTACGAAATAAATGTTTCAGATATTCTTTTAAGAGAAAAATGGATAAAGAAAGAACTTAACAAACTTAAAGCAACGAAAAAAGTCCATGGGTCACACTGCAAGTTTTGCAAAATTAAAAACCAATGTCATTTGGAATTTTTAAGGGAAGGAGATTATTCTGTAGTCCCAAATTTAAGTAAACCTATGATTGAAGATTTAAAAAACATGAATATGGATCCCTTGACAGTTATAAAAACCAATCAAATAGAAAAGTTGGACAAAAGATTCAAAAAGCCTTTATACAATCTAAAGTCTCTAATTGAAAACCAAGTTTACGTGATTGATAAGCACTTTCTTCCAGAAGATTATATAGTCTTTGATGTAGAAACTTATTTAAATAAAGACTTTTTGTTTGGATTTTTAGAGAATGAAACTTATGTTCCTTTCTTTTTAGGAAAAAACGCATACAAAAACGCTGTAAAAATGGTAGATTTCCTGTATGAAAGAGACAAAGTGCTATTGCACTACGATAAAAACGATCTTACAGCCTTAAAAAAACTTTCATCTAAATATCCTATATTGAGAGATAAATTAAATAAAATCTCCTCAAGAACTTGTGATCTATACGAAATAATAAGAAAAAATTATAGCTTACCTGTTGTCTCTTATTCATTAAAAGACATCAGCAAATACTTTGGTTTTGATTGGAAAACAGAGTTAAATGGTTTTGCTGTTATACCCGAATACAAAAGCTATTTGAATGGCAATAAAAATGCTTTGAAAAATATTTTTAAATACAACGAAGATGATTGTCGAGCCACAAAATTAGTATTAGAAAGTCTTAAGACCATTTAATCCGTTCATAAACTCTCTAAATAAGACCTATGTATAGTTTATCAAATGCTGTACATAAGTCTTTTTTAATGTTAGCACAAGCAATTCTAAAAATTATATAGAAGGAGCTAATAGCATTTATGAAAGATTTATGGAATTTATTTATCACTTTTGCACGTATCGGGAGTCTAACTTTTGGCGGGGGCTACGCAATGTTACCAATGATTCAAGAAGAAGTTGTTAAAAAACACAATTGGGCAACTGATGAGGAAGTAATTGACTATTATGCCATTGGGCAGAGTACACCCGGAATAATCGCTATAAATACAGCTACTTTCATAGGTTACAAATTAAAAGGAATCCTTGGAGGAATATTTGCAACCTTAGGGATGGTCTTCCCTTCTATCATAATAATAACGATTATTGCCATATTTTTCGAACAATTTCAAAATTTG
Above is a window of Petrotoga mexicana DSM 14811 DNA encoding:
- a CDS encoding chromate transporter — its product is MKDLWNLFITFARIGSLTFGGGYAMLPMIQEEVVKKHNWATDEEVIDYYAIGQSTPGIIAINTATFIGYKLKGILGGIFATLGMVFPSIIIITIIAIFFEQFQNLQIVQHAFGGIRVVVVALMLNAIINMWKKSIKDYIGIIIFSVAFIVVAFLKLSPVVVVITSFIVGLIIQQNKDDDRK
- a CDS encoding TM0106 family RecB-like putative nuclease — translated: MDLLYYENFKSCSYFVPTYKRQGSYFDINLNGLNVEANFESINNGVVKIVRMGNNFKKSYWLHIYTVYRYFKDKGEHIKRIVLETSNGSYEINVSDILLREKWIKKELNKLKATKKVHGSHCKFCKIKNQCHLEFLREGDYSVVPNLSKPMIEDLKNMNMDPLTVIKTNQIEKLDKRFKKPLYNLKSLIENQVYVIDKHFLPEDYIVFDVETYLNKDFLFGFLENETYVPFFLGKNAYKNAVKMVDFLYERDKVLLHYDKNDLTALKKLSSKYPILRDKLNKISSRTCDLYEIIRKNYSLPVVSYSLKDISKYFGFDWKTELNGFAVIPEYKSYLNGNKNALKNIFKYNEDDCRATKLVLESLKTI